A single region of the Lotus japonicus ecotype B-129 chromosome 4, LjGifu_v1.2 genome encodes:
- the LOC130713867 gene encoding lipid transfer protein EARLI 1-like produces the protein MSSKTSPSAIALFLTLNILFFTLTSACGTHKCRGPSPPPKPKPSPCPSPPGGSSTPPGGSSPSAGSSSSNATCPTDALKLGVCANVLSGLLNVTLGQVPATPCCSVIQGLADLEAAVCLCTALKASILGVSLNIPISLSLLLNVCSKEVPSGYQCA, from the coding sequence ATGTCTTCCAAAACCAGTCCCTCCGCCATCGCTCTTTTCCTCACCCTCAACATCCTCTTCTTCACACTCACCTCTGCATGCGGCACTCACAAATGCCGTGGCCCAAGCCCACCCCCAAAGCCAAAGCCAAGCCCATGCCCTTCCCCTCCAGGTGGCTCCAGCACTCCACCAGGAGGCTCTAGCCCTTCCGCTGGCTCTAGCTCTTCAAACGCGACGTGCCCCACTGACGCGCTCAAACTTGGTGTTTGCGCCAACGTTCTGAGCGGGTTGCTGAACGTGACATTGGGTCAAGTACCAGCGACACCATGCTGCTCCGTTATCCAAGGGCTAGCTGACCTTGAAGCTGCAGTTTGCCTCTGCACTGCCCTAAAAGCTAGCATTTTGGGTGTCAGTCTCAATATTCCTATCTCACTCAGCTTGCTCCTCAATGTTTGCTCAAAGGAAGTCCCCAGCGGTTACCAATGTGCCTGA